The region GTCTATGATATTATGATCATCATTGTAAGAGCAGTCCAGTGTCATTATAACAGAACAGGATCATGTGAGACTGAAACCAGAAAACATCACAAGAAAGACATGAATATAAGTAAAGCCAGATGGAGGAATTGGGCCTGTTCCCATTTGTCCAGATATTCACATTTTGCTTTTTCACAGCAAAATAAATAATGTGACTGAGGCCAACGTCTCTACTTTTCTACAGCTGCATTGATTGAATCTTCAAATGTATCATCAAACCTAAACTCTCTTAAGAAATTAAAAGTAAATACAAATCTGATCAGGGACTCTTTTTTGAATAATACTTTATTGTATATCTTCTTCCATGTGGCATTGTCACAGTCCACACAGACATGGTGAGAGTGCTGAATCAGGCAGGGTGCATTTGGTGTTTTAGTAGTTTAGGATTCAGTAGAGTCAGTGGAACAGTAGAAATCTTGAGTCACTGAGAGCTGTTAAACCATTTGACATACGTGTTCTTTGATATACAGACCTGAGGGAAAAGACTAAAAACCTGGGAAAAGAGAAGGAGGATCTTTCTGTTCGTGAGACCAGTTTGGTCAGTCAGCTCTCAGGTGAATTTATATTCTTATAGTAATGGTACTCACTTTATTTCTCAAAATTTTACTGGAACAGAAGAGTTAGACAGACAAGGCATGAATGCTGGATTAATCTGTGTTCAACATCCTCTGAGATTCTGTACTGAATTTTACTGGAACTAAACTGATACAGCTAAAGCCAGAAATGTTAGTGTCATCCTGATTTtgcagagagaaacaggagCATTGAACAGCTGCTTGCAGAAAAGGAAAACCTGACCAGAGAACTTCAAGGTGAGATTCAGTTTTACCTCCATAACAGAAATGTGTTCAATGAGAGATCCTGTTTTACCTCCATAACAGAAGTGTGTTCAAGGTGAGATCCAGCTTTTCCTTAGTAGATTCAGTCTGAACTAGAAAACAAGATGCTGAAAACATACTTCATATACCAGATCTTCACTTTGAATTTGCTCAGCTCAATCCATTAAGCAGCCTACACAAATCTATTATACTGTAACATTCATTGACACAGTCAACACTTTGACTTTGTGACAACATTGACATATCCATAAAAACACAGATGCTCATAGATGGAGAAAAGAGAGTTTTAATGATATTTGTTGAGACAGAAAAGGATCACACCAGAATAAGCTTGGCATGCTTTCCAGATGTAGACAATACTTTACAACTAGTGGAAGGAAGACACATATATAGTGACAGGTGACAGGCTACAGGTGTGTATAGTAATCAGGGGAGGAGGAACATTGGTGCCAGAGCACAGGATTCTGGGTGTTGGGAGTCCCTCAGGTTGTGTTATATGACAGACTTCCACTGATTAATCTGACCCTAGATTTATTAATCTGACTCTGAACAATTTCAAACCACATGAttccttttttcatttttttaatttcATTATTCTTCATTTTCATAGTTCTTTTGATAATCACAATACTGCATAGGAGGATGTGTTTAACTGTATTTAGGCATTTATTGGTGTATTTAATTATTGTCTGTTTGATCACGCTAGACTGGCCTATATATTCTCTGcattgtgtccattttaaagcATTACACAGAACATTGATAATGTGACTTAATGCATGTATAAAAACCCCAAAGTTATTTCAAATCAATAAAGAGCTCATTACACATCAGTGTAAGGTTGAAAGAGATCCAGGACACAGAGGGATGAAAGTGTAGAGTGATCTCTTTACTTTCACACACAACAGGTGATGTAGTACTGCTGCTCAAGGTGATGTTCCCATTGTTCTATGTTCTGGTGTAGGCCTGGACCTGGTTGGTTTCTGTATCTATGTTGGCTTGTATCTGGTTTAGTCTGATTATATGTCTAGTCTGTGTAGTTGGTCTATGTGTATCCCGTCTGTAGACTCTCTGCAACACCTGCCACCTTACACTGCGTCATGTCTCACCTTCCTCATGCCCTCCATGCTGGTCCTGCTAGGCTTCCTGAGGCTAACAGTACTGTGTCTCACCTCTCTAAATAAAACACTTCTCTTAGCTCCCCCTTAGCTTGTCCTCCTCTTAGCTCCCCCTGTTACAAGAAGAGAGTGAGCATGTGCAGCAAATAACTGCACAATAAGTCTGAAAGCAGGGCTGGGTGTGATTGGGACAATCAGGATATCATATTGTGTATGTGGAGCAGATTGTATATCGTATCTGATCTCATTAGTGTCTCATCTGTCATTCTGCAGCTCTGAAGGACAAACCAGTGAACTGTGCTGTGGGTTGGAAGCTCTTCAGTAGGAGGTGTTACTACTTCTCTAAAGATCAGAAGACCTGGACTGAGAGTCGTGATGCGTGTATTGCTGAGGGAGGAGATTTGGTGATTATCAACAACAAAGAGGAGAAGGTATGATAATATATGAATGTAATGTATAATGCTGATTCATTGATTGGAATTTACCTCATGAATGTTAAAAATTTAGCATTTAGCACTATTTAGGAAATGATTAATGTTGATGTGTTTGCCTTTATCAGTGTTTGCAAGAACAAAATTTATTAGAGCTTTATATTATGTGTTCTCCAATTAGAAGGAACTACACATACATCATGATGCATCAACCACTGAATCTAAAGTGTAAATCAGGCCAGACCATAATACCACATAGCCAGTAAGAACCAGGTGGTACAGGAAATAGACAGAAATGAGTAAAAAACATCAAAGTGCACCAATGTgctccctccccaacaccatcaGCAACCAGTTCTCCAAGTTTGATGTTAGAGTTTTATAATAGACTTTTCTTTTATGTGTACTCTAATTAGAAGGAACTACACATACACCAAGGTGCATAAACCATTAAAGCTAAAGGGTAAATCAGGACATGCCATAATACCATATAGTAAAAACATCAGAAATTAGTCAAAAATATCAAATTACACCAATGTGCTCCCTCCCTAACACAActgtcatcatcaccaccatcatcatcatcaaccaGCTCTCCAAGTTTGGTTAGATCAGGAAAGTTAACAGAATAGGGTGTGATGTTTTTATAGGAGACATCAGTGGAAGTTCTAAACCATTTGAAGTTGTCCAGGTCCAGTTGGCCAGATTGTGGTCAGTGACTGTTAAATCAGTCCAGTTCAAAGTGTAAGACCATAACAGGTCCAAATCAAAAGAGCAATAACTAGGAAATGGTACACAGAGATAGTCAtggtaaataaaaaaacagagtTAGATACACATCTAAGGCAGTAAAGAGAAATATGCTGATTCAGTAAACACCAATATCTACATATCTACTCATATCTACATCCTGCTTAACCACTTCATCACATTGAGGATAATCCAGGTCACACCAACCAGTTAAGGAAAGTTCAATTAATCTACTGTCTTGAGTAGCTGAATGTCTCTCAGTCCTGGATAATCAGCACATTTTGACTAAAGCGTTTAATCAATCAACCACCTCAATGATGGTTGAGTGTCTTATAGTCATTAATCACAAAAAATCTTTAATTATAGGATTTCTTACAACAATCAAAGCCTGTTCCTGGTAAAATGGACTACTGGATCGGTCTGACTGATGCTGTAAAGGAGAATGACTGGCGCTGGTTAGATGGAACAAAGCGCAATATAAAATTAATGTAGGTCCTTTTCACATTTCACATTCCActgaaaagcagccttaatttCAAGGTCCCACAAAGCAATGTCATGATAGGTCTCTACACATCTAGTTAACATGCTTTTAAAGCAGGttacatttaaatttatttattttaaattaaatgtctgtgtctgattttttaaaagaaTTATTCCTTTTTAATCCAGATCCTGGGCTGGTACAGAGCCTGACAACTGGAATGATACTAATAAATACCCTGATGGAGAGGACTGTGCTGTAATGGAGCTTGAATCCAACGGATGTGTGTTACGAGATGCCTTCTGTGATGAAGCTTCCAAAAAACACAGCTATATCTGTGAGGCAAAAGCAGGAAAGTAAATTATGAGAGAAGTTGTAAACATGGAAGTAATGAGGAGTGGCaagaactgaaaaaaaaatcaaactgCTGTTTTTGTTATGGACCAAAATCAACACCTTGTAAAATCCATTCCAGGAAGATCTGAGGATATTATACCCATTATTAATATGACTTAAAATGTGTATATATTACTCTATTTAGatttatactgtatttatagTGGTTGTAAAACTGTGTAATCAAAGTATTTTTATAgtatgtctgtctatctgtcatGTCCTTACTATCTACCTGTGAGTTGCAGTAGTTGTGACATTCACTCATTAATAACTTCATATAAAGCAGTAAAGGGGCTTttattttaggtttttcttCTGTCTTTGTCCCGTCACGTATGGCTCCTCCCTCCGCCTCTGTATTGTATCGTTCATCCTAGCCCCACCTTGTTTCTCGTTTACCATGTACCATGTTTCCCTGCCCCTTCATTATTACTCCCACCTGTGTGTTGTTTTGTCCCTGGTGTTTCAGCGTATATATTCCTTGTCGTGTCTTACCTTCTCTGTCGGTCATTGTCTGTAAGTTGATCTTTTGCCCTGCCCTCCCCTCCCATGTTTCCTAGACTTTGCTTTGTAGCTCTCAGTTTTTCCTTGTTTCTGTTTTGTAGAGTATTTTGGTGCCTGTGTTTTACTGTGTGCAGGATTAGAACTTCACCGTCCCTTTGGCATTCCACAATACCACAAGAAATGTGTAAGGGGTTGCAGAGGTAGTGATTTGTGAGATTGTACACTGCtcaaaataaagggaacactcaaataatacatcctagatctgaatgaatgaaatattctcattgaatactttgttctgtaaaaagttgaatgtgctgacaacaaaatcacacaaaaatcatcaatggaaatcaaatttattaaccaatgggggcctggatttggagacacacacaaaattaaagtggaaaaacacactacaggctgatccaactttgatgtaatgtccttaaaacaagtcaaaatgaggctcagtattgtgtgtggcctccacgtgcctgtatgacctccctacaacgcctgggcatgctcctgatgaggtggcggatggtctcctgagggatctcctcccagacctggactaaagcatccgccaactcctggacagtctgtggtgcaacgtgacgttggtggatggagcgagacatgatgtcccagatgtgctcaatcgggttcaggtctggggaacgggtgggccagtccatagcttcaatgtcttcatcttgcaggaactgctgacacactccagccacatgaggtctagaactgtcctgcattaggaggaacccagggcccaccgcaccagcatatggtctcacaaggggtctgaggatctcatctctgtacctaatggcagtcaggctacctctggtgagcacatggagggctgtgcggccctccaaagaaa is a window of Brachyhypopomus gauderio isolate BG-103 chromosome 14, BGAUD_0.2, whole genome shotgun sequence DNA encoding:
- the LOC143475210 gene encoding uncharacterized protein LOC143475210 isoform X6, translated to MEDIYSNKNIRKHTRRAAGDTELSNANSESHGVIYSEVCIVDSNQNRAAAANEEAIYSNVAISNPGECVFSNPGDLSASHLPGPNDSDDASPETRSKVISSAQVNGRLLISLCVFFFATAVITAVLYGFGKVSYKESENQVKERSRNIEKLQVERVNLTKELQDLREKTKNLGKEKEDLSVRETSLVSQLSERNRSIEQLLAEKENLTRELQALKDKPVNCAVGWKLFSRRCYYFSKDQKTWTESRDACIAEGGDLVIINNKEEKDFLQQSKPVPGKMDYWIGLTDAVKENDWRWLDGTKRNIKLISWAGTEPDNWNDTNKYPDGEDCAVMELESNGCVLRDAFCDEASKKHSYICEAKAGK
- the LOC143475210 gene encoding uncharacterized protein LOC143475210 isoform X5, whose product is MEDIYSNKNIRKHTRRAAGDTELSNANSESHGVIYSEVCIVDSNQNRAAAANEEAIYSNVAISNPGECVFSNPGDLSASHLPGPNDSDDASPETRSKVISSAQVNGRLLISLCVFFFATAVITAVLYGFGKVSYKESENQVKEKNRSIKQLQTEKKNLTRELEERSRNIEKLQVERVNLTKELQDLREKTKNLGKEKEDLSVRETSLVSQLSERNRSIEQLLAEKENLTRELQALKDKPVNCAVGWKLFSRRCYYFSKDQKTWTESRDACIAEGGDLVIINNKEEKDFLQQSKPVPGKMDYWIGLTDAVKENDWRWLDGTKRNIKLISWAGTEPDNWNDTNKYPDGEDCAVMELESNGCVLRDAFCDEASKKHSYICEAKAGK